A window of Sphingorhabdus lacus contains these coding sequences:
- a CDS encoding metal-dependent hydrolase family protein, with protein sequence MKKTGNFGRNARILALCGAALFATAADAQNTVITADKMIDVLTGKVVEFPAIFVGEDGRITSIADARTVRWGSDVKHINLSGKTLLPGLIDMHVHLDGPADIGGYRGLEFTDSFWGMTAVGNANAMLKAGFTTVRNVGSGNRNDIGLKQAIENGYATGPRIVPAGYALGATGGHCDSTFLPPSLEKAEKEEGIADSLDELRYQVRRQRKYGAEVIKVCATGGVFSRNTEPGQQQLSESELRVIADEAHQWGLRVAAHAHGGDGIKAAVKAGIDTIEHASLVDDEGIKLAAARVRPVWFSMDIYNTEYTQSEGAKNGVLEDNLRKDREVAQIQRDNFRKAHKAGVKMVFGSDAGVMPHGEIGKQFRVMVEYGMTPLEAIQAATRNGAQALGREKDVGAIAVGRFADIIAVDGDPLTNVRELESVDAVVKSGKLID encoded by the coding sequence ATGAAAAAGACGGGGAACTTCGGGAGAAACGCGCGCATTTTGGCTCTTTGTGGCGCCGCACTTTTTGCAACGGCAGCGGATGCGCAAAACACAGTGATCACCGCGGACAAAATGATCGATGTGCTGACCGGCAAGGTCGTCGAGTTTCCAGCCATTTTCGTGGGCGAAGACGGCCGTATTACCAGCATAGCCGACGCGCGCACCGTGCGGTGGGGCAGCGATGTCAAACATATCAACTTGTCTGGTAAAACCCTGCTTCCCGGGCTGATCGACATGCATGTCCATCTGGACGGGCCTGCCGATATTGGCGGCTATCGCGGACTGGAGTTTACCGACAGCTTCTGGGGCATGACGGCGGTGGGCAATGCGAATGCCATGTTAAAGGCCGGCTTTACCACCGTGCGCAATGTGGGGTCCGGCAATCGCAATGATATCGGTCTGAAGCAGGCGATTGAAAACGGATATGCAACCGGGCCACGTATCGTTCCGGCGGGCTATGCACTGGGTGCGACCGGTGGCCACTGCGACTCGACCTTCTTGCCGCCCAGCCTTGAAAAGGCCGAAAAGGAAGAAGGCATTGCCGACAGCCTGGATGAACTGCGCTATCAGGTTCGGCGTCAACGCAAATATGGCGCTGAGGTCATCAAGGTTTGTGCGACGGGCGGCGTATTTTCCCGGAACACAGAGCCAGGGCAACAGCAGCTTTCCGAGAGCGAACTGCGCGTGATTGCCGATGAAGCGCATCAATGGGGTCTGCGCGTCGCGGCGCACGCCCATGGTGGCGATGGCATTAAAGCGGCTGTCAAGGCGGGGATCGATACCATCGAGCATGCCAGCCTTGTCGATGATGAAGGCATCAAGCTTGCGGCAGCGCGGGTCCGTCCGGTCTGGTTCTCGATGGATATCTACAACACGGAATATACCCAGTCCGAAGGCGCGAAGAATGGCGTGCTCGAAGATAATCTCAGAAAAGACCGCGAAGTTGCTCAAATACAACGCGATAATTTCCGCAAAGCGCACAAGGCAGGGGTCAAGATGGTCTTCGGATCCGACGCCGGCGTGATGCCGCATGGCGAGATCGGCAAGCAATTCCGCGTCATGGTCGAATATGGCATGACCCCGTTGGAAGCTATCCAGGCCGCGACCCGCAACGGCGCGCAGGCGCTTGGCCGGGAAAAGGATGTGGGCGCCATTGCGGTGGGCCGCTTTGCCGACATCATCGCGGTCGATGGCGATCCCTTGACCAATGTGCGCGAACTTGAGTCGGTCGACGCCGTTGTAAAAAGTGGCAAACTGATCGATTAA
- a CDS encoding phosphatase PAP2 family protein, giving the protein MPADKSIAFRLAITSCTFSILVVALGYAVNVGYFRSFDLAISHALNMQRGVTPEWLILFMQGVSWIGGGVQRYVIVTILTLALWRWWGWGAALAMGLTTLVSAFTSDVMKAFFGRVRPDLVPQLDIIHSPAFPSGHSNNAAVVYILFIMLVAQARHPLWQVAAAIMIVLTGVSRIMLGVHWPTDVLGGWMLGASFAMAAAAVIAYRQHQRTAHFPSVLSP; this is encoded by the coding sequence ATGCCGGCTGACAAAAGCATCGCCTTTAGGTTGGCGATAACATCTTGCACTTTCTCAATTCTGGTCGTTGCCCTCGGCTACGCAGTTAACGTAGGCTATTTCCGTTCGTTCGATCTCGCCATTTCCCACGCGCTAAATATGCAGCGTGGCGTTACACCGGAATGGCTGATCCTTTTCATGCAGGGCGTCAGCTGGATCGGCGGCGGGGTGCAGCGTTATGTGATTGTGACGATCCTGACTTTGGCCCTGTGGCGCTGGTGGGGATGGGGCGCGGCGCTGGCTATGGGGCTTACAACCTTGGTTTCGGCCTTTACGTCTGACGTCATGAAGGCATTTTTTGGTCGCGTGCGTCCGGATTTGGTGCCGCAATTGGATATCATCCACAGCCCTGCCTTTCCCAGTGGTCATTCGAACAACGCCGCCGTGGTCTACATCCTGTTTATCATGCTGGTAGCCCAGGCACGCCATCCCCTATGGCAGGTGGCAGCGGCCATCATGATCGTTCTTACCGGTGTGTCGCGCATCATGCTGGGTGTCCATTGGCCTACCGATGTGCTGGGTGGCTGGATGCTCGGCGCGTCCTTTGCCATGGCGGCCGCTGCGGTCATTGCGTATCGCCAGCACCAGCGCACGGCCCATTTCCCATCGGTCCTCTCGCCTTAA
- a CDS encoding HAD family hydrolase, with protein MSVRIAMWSGPRNISTAMMRSFSARSDCHVTDEPFYGAYLKTTGEPHAMAAEIMSDMDVDWQSVAATMRGPIPDEKTLWYQKHMSHHMEGPISVDDFPDHSHVFLVRDPDLMVASYRQKNDLRDAKQLGFERLVEYHGRVSEKMGRPAPVVDSNRLLANPERGLRALCQAIGIVWDPAMLSWQKGPHPSDGIWASHWYNAVWNSTGFGKPTAPSELTLHEQQIADECRPHYDDLTRYCINEKFF; from the coding sequence ATGAGTGTCCGTATTGCGATGTGGTCCGGCCCGCGCAATATTTCCACCGCGATGATGCGAAGCTTTTCCGCGCGCAGTGACTGCCATGTCACGGACGAGCCCTTTTATGGTGCCTATCTGAAGACCACGGGCGAACCGCATGCGATGGCCGCCGAGATCATGTCGGATATGGATGTCGACTGGCAATCCGTTGCCGCCACCATGCGCGGACCAATTCCCGATGAAAAGACGCTTTGGTACCAGAAACATATGTCGCACCATATGGAAGGGCCGATCAGCGTTGATGATTTTCCGGACCATAGCCATGTATTTCTTGTACGCGACCCCGACCTGATGGTCGCGAGTTACCGGCAGAAGAATGATCTTCGGGATGCCAAGCAGTTGGGTTTTGAGCGTCTGGTCGAATATCATGGTCGTGTATCCGAAAAGATGGGCCGCCCGGCTCCGGTCGTTGACAGCAACCGCTTGCTTGCCAACCCCGAGCGCGGGTTGCGCGCTTTGTGTCAGGCGATTGGCATCGTCTGGGACCCTGCAATGCTGAGTTGGCAAAAGGGGCCGCATCCCTCCGACGGTATCTGGGCGTCACACTGGTATAATGCTGTCTGGAACAGCACCGGCTTTGGAAAACCTACAGCGCCGTCGGAATTGACCTTGCACGAACAGCAAATCGCCGATGAGTGCCGCCCGCATTATGATGATCTGACGCGGTATTGTATAAACGAGAAATTCTTCTGA
- a CDS encoding aminotransferase class IV, whose product MAKGTQDFTPDPRNERILINVNGVLTPRAQAVVSVFDSGFMLGDGVWEGIRVYKGRMAFLKEHLDRLWEGAKAIAMDIGISRDEMIQRLEATVAANAMDACHIRLMVTRGVRSTPYQDPRVVVSPATIVIIAEHKEPHAEVIEKGISLFTVHVRRGGPAVQDPKLNSHSKLNCITACIQATEAGANEGLMLDPHGFVATCNSTHFFIVRKGEVWTSTGDYCLGGITRGNVIKICREQGIPVFEKNFSLTEVYSAEEAFVTGTFAGVCPVHTIDGRKISESRGPMVERLQSLYKTLVERDIAG is encoded by the coding sequence ATGGCCAAGGGCACGCAGGATTTCACGCCCGATCCACGCAATGAGCGGATTCTGATCAACGTCAACGGCGTGCTTACCCCGCGTGCACAGGCCGTTGTCTCGGTATTCGACAGCGGTTTCATGCTGGGCGATGGCGTGTGGGAAGGTATCCGCGTCTACAAGGGGCGGATGGCATTTCTGAAAGAGCATCTCGACCGGCTTTGGGAAGGGGCAAAGGCGATCGCGATGGATATCGGGATCAGCCGTGATGAAATGATCCAACGCCTTGAGGCTACGGTCGCGGCAAATGCCATGGACGCGTGCCATATTCGCCTGATGGTCACACGCGGCGTCCGTTCCACACCCTATCAGGACCCGCGCGTCGTGGTCAGCCCGGCCACCATCGTCATCATTGCCGAGCATAAAGAACCCCATGCCGAAGTCATCGAGAAGGGCATCAGCCTGTTCACCGTACACGTTCGTCGGGGCGGTCCTGCGGTTCAGGACCCGAAGCTGAATTCCCACAGCAAGTTGAACTGCATCACCGCCTGTATCCAGGCGACCGAGGCGGGTGCAAATGAAGGCTTGATGCTCGATCCGCACGGTTTTGTCGCCACCTGCAATTCGACGCATTTCTTCATCGTGCGAAAAGGCGAAGTCTGGACCTCCACCGGTGATTATTGCCTTGGCGGAATTACGCGCGGCAACGTAATCAAAATCTGCCGAGAGCAGGGCATTCCGGTGTTCGAAAAGAATTTCTCGCTGACCGAAGTCTATAGCGCCGAGGAAGCCTTTGTGACCGGAACATTTGCCGGGGTTTGTCCTGTACATACAATCGACGGCCGCAAGATAAGCGAGAGCAGGGGCCCGATGGTCGAACGGCTGCAGTCGCTTTATAAAACGCTGGTGGAACGGGACATCGCCGGATGA
- the lpdA gene encoding dihydrolipoyl dehydrogenase codes for MSNYDLIVLGSGPGGYVAAIRAAQLGLKTAIVERENLGGICLNWGCIPTKALLRSAEIYHYMQHAGDYGLTAANISADIDAVVKRSRGVAKQLNQGVTHLMKKNKISVHMGDGKLTAPGKLSVTKDGKVEELTAKNIIIATGARARDLPFAPADGKRIWTYRHAMVPPAMPKKLLVIGSGAIGIEFASFYNDMGAEVTVVEMMDRIVPVEDADVSTFLEKSLKKQGMTIMTGAGVESLKATATGVSAAIKGKDGAIVNGEYSHCIVAIGIVPNTENIGLETLGITTTKGHIDTDPMCRTNVPGVWAIGDVTAPPWLAHKASHEGVIAVEAIAGGHPHAMDPKNIPGCTYCHPQIASVGLTEAKAKEAGYDVKVGNFPFIGNGKAIALGEAEGFIKTVFDAKTGELLGAHMVGAEVTELIQGYTIGKTAELVEADFMHTVFPHPTLSEMMHESVLGAYGKMLHM; via the coding sequence GTGAGCAATTACGACCTTATCGTCCTCGGTTCCGGCCCCGGCGGCTATGTGGCCGCTATCCGTGCCGCACAGCTTGGTCTGAAGACAGCGATTGTCGAGCGTGAAAATCTGGGCGGGATTTGTCTCAATTGGGGATGCATTCCCACCAAGGCATTGCTGCGGTCGGCGGAAATCTACCATTATATGCAGCATGCGGGTGATTATGGCCTGACGGCGGCGAATATCAGCGCGGATATCGATGCGGTTGTGAAGCGTTCGCGCGGTGTAGCCAAGCAACTCAATCAGGGCGTCACGCATCTGATGAAAAAGAACAAGATTTCCGTACATATGGGCGACGGCAAACTGACCGCGCCGGGTAAGCTGAGCGTGACCAAAGACGGCAAGGTGGAAGAACTCACCGCCAAGAATATCATCATCGCCACCGGTGCACGCGCACGCGACTTGCCCTTTGCGCCTGCCGACGGAAAGCGCATCTGGACCTATCGCCATGCTATGGTGCCGCCGGCAATGCCGAAGAAGCTGCTGGTTATAGGTTCCGGCGCCATCGGCATCGAATTTGCGAGCTTCTATAATGACATGGGCGCCGAGGTGACCGTTGTCGAAATGATGGACCGCATTGTTCCCGTTGAAGACGCCGATGTCTCAACTTTCCTTGAAAAGTCTCTGAAAAAGCAGGGAATGACGATCATGACCGGTGCAGGTGTCGAAAGCCTGAAGGCGACGGCTACCGGCGTGTCTGCCGCGATCAAGGGCAAGGACGGCGCGATCGTGAATGGCGAATACTCACATTGTATCGTCGCCATCGGCATTGTCCCCAATACCGAGAATATTGGTCTCGAAACGCTGGGCATCACAACCACCAAGGGGCATATCGATACCGATCCCATGTGCCGCACCAATGTTCCCGGCGTCTGGGCGATCGGCGATGTGACCGCGCCGCCTTGGTTGGCGCATAAGGCCAGCCATGAAGGCGTTATCGCCGTCGAAGCCATTGCCGGAGGGCATCCGCATGCCATGGACCCGAAAAACATCCCGGGCTGCACCTATTGCCACCCGCAGATTGCCAGCGTTGGCTTGACCGAAGCCAAGGCCAAGGAAGCCGGCTATGACGTGAAGGTCGGCAACTTCCCCTTCATCGGCAATGGCAAAGCCATCGCGCTGGGTGAAGCAGAGGGCTTCATCAAGACCGTTTTCGACGCCAAGACCGGCGAATTGCTGGGGGCCCATATGGTCGGCGCGGAAGTGACCGAGCTGATCCAGGGCTATACCATCGGCAAAACAGCTGAACTGGTCGAAGCCGACTTCATGCACACCGTCTTCCCCCATCCGACTTTGAGCGAGATGATGCACGAAAGCGTGCTGGGGGCCTATGGCAAGATGTTGCATATGTGA
- a CDS encoding pyruvate dehydrogenase complex dihydrolipoamide acetyltransferase, whose amino-acid sequence MPIELKMPALSPTMEEGTLAKWLVKEGDSVSSGDLLAEIETDKATMEFEAVDEGVITKLLVAEGTDGVKVGTVIAMIAGDDDDAAPAPKAAPAAPKVEAAAPPPPPPPAAVPVIAAPAPVASSSDERVKASPLARRIAAERSVDLSQLSGTGPNGRIVKYDVEAAMGGAPAAPATASAAPQAAAAPKPAPVAAIETDIPHEVVKLSNMRKTIARRLTESKQQVPHIYLTVDVRLDALLKLRSELNASLESRGVKLSVNDMLVKALALSLIQVPKCNVSFAGDTMLQYSRADISVAVSVPTGLITPIVKGADGKTLSAISTEIGELAGRAKEGKLQPHEYQGGTASISNMGMMGIKQFEAVINPPQGMILAIGAGEKRPYIVDDALAIATVMSATGSFDHRAIDGADGAELMKVFKELVEKPLGLVA is encoded by the coding sequence ATGCCCATCGAACTCAAAATGCCCGCGTTGTCCCCGACCATGGAGGAGGGCACGCTCGCAAAGTGGCTGGTGAAGGAGGGGGATAGCGTGTCTTCCGGCGATTTACTCGCCGAGATCGAGACCGACAAGGCCACCATGGAATTTGAAGCCGTGGATGAAGGGGTTATCACCAAATTGCTCGTTGCCGAGGGTACGGATGGCGTAAAAGTGGGCACGGTGATCGCCATGATCGCCGGCGATGATGACGACGCGGCCCCCGCGCCCAAGGCAGCGCCCGCCGCGCCAAAGGTCGAAGCCGCCGCACCACCGCCTCCTCCGCCTCCAGCAGCCGTTCCGGTAATAGCAGCACCTGCACCGGTGGCGTCATCGAGCGACGAACGCGTCAAGGCCAGCCCGCTCGCCCGCCGCATCGCCGCCGAAAGGTCGGTTGACCTGTCACAGCTTTCCGGCACCGGCCCCAATGGCCGTATCGTCAAATATGATGTCGAGGCCGCCATGGGTGGCGCACCGGCTGCGCCCGCAACCGCTTCGGCAGCTCCACAAGCGGCAGCTGCGCCTAAACCGGCTCCTGTCGCGGCAATTGAAACCGATATCCCGCACGAGGTCGTCAAACTCAGCAATATGCGCAAGACCATTGCGCGTCGCCTGACCGAGAGCAAACAGCAGGTTCCGCACATCTACCTGACGGTCGATGTCCGGCTCGACGCCTTGCTGAAGCTGCGTTCCGAACTGAATGCCAGCCTTGAAAGCCGCGGTGTGAAGCTTTCGGTCAACGATATGCTGGTCAAGGCACTGGCCCTGTCGCTGATTCAGGTTCCCAAATGCAATGTCAGCTTCGCCGGCGACACCATGCTGCAATATAGCCGCGCCGATATCAGCGTCGCCGTATCGGTGCCCACAGGCCTGATCACGCCCATCGTGAAGGGCGCAGATGGCAAGACTTTGTCGGCCATTTCGACCGAAATTGGCGAGTTGGCGGGCAGGGCAAAGGAAGGCAAGCTTCAGCCCCATGAATATCAGGGCGGCACGGCCTCCATCTCCAACATGGGCATGATGGGCATCAAGCAATTCGAAGCCGTCATCAACCCGCCGCAGGGCATGATCCTAGCCATTGGGGCAGGTGAAAAGCGCCCCTATATCGTCGATGACGCCCTCGCGATCGCTACGGTCATGAGCGCAACCGGCTCGTTCGACCACCGCGCTATCGACGGTGCGGATGGGGCTGAATTGATGAAGGTGTTCAAGGAATTGGTAGAGAAGCCATTGGGGCTAGTTGCCTGA
- a CDS encoding universal stress protein: MRTYLVVIDETEEARLALRFASRRAAKTDGAVHILALVEQADFVAWGGVQATMEEEARVRAEELVTGAAGSIFEEMGVRPAITVKSGDAIEVVKVMLAEQPEIAALVLGAAAQGAPGPLIAHFTGINAGTLPCPVMVIPGSLSDEALDELS; the protein is encoded by the coding sequence ATGCGGACTTATCTGGTTGTTATAGACGAAACGGAAGAAGCCAGGCTGGCCTTACGTTTTGCTTCGCGCCGTGCGGCAAAGACCGACGGCGCCGTGCACATATTGGCATTGGTCGAACAGGCCGATTTCGTCGCCTGGGGCGGCGTTCAAGCTACAATGGAAGAAGAAGCCCGGGTTCGGGCCGAAGAGTTGGTGACGGGCGCTGCGGGATCTATTTTCGAAGAAATGGGCGTTCGGCCTGCCATTACCGTTAAATCAGGCGATGCGATTGAAGTCGTCAAAGTGATGTTGGCGGAACAGCCTGAAATCGCCGCGCTGGTACTTGGCGCAGCTGCGCAGGGTGCGCCGGGACCGCTGATTGCGCACTTTACCGGGATAAATGCGGGGACGCTTCCCTGCCCCGTCATGGTGATTCCGGGGTCCTTGAGCGATGAGGCGCTCGACGAATTGAGCTGA